The Desulfoscipio gibsoniae DSM 7213 genome contains a region encoding:
- a CDS encoding AMP-binding protein has product MKKLFDQITVGELLDLSAGRFPYNEAVVYPDRNIRYTYRQFQQQCNRIAKSLMALGIKRGEHIALLAPNIPEWVLLQFACGKMGAVLTSVNTNYKVFELEYLLRQSDATTLIFSSGIKDSNYVDMVYELCPELRGSMHGRLNCKRLPMLKNLVFIGDESHPGIFDWQDVLAMGDEITDDELVARQSSLEPDDVINMQYTSGTTGFPKGVMLTHTNLVGNGYSIGKCMGFGPDDRLCIPVPMFHCFGCVLGTLACVSHATTMVMIESFSPVKVLEAVEKERCTALHGVPTMFITELEVLEKQPFNTSTLRTGIMAGSPCPIEVMKAVVEKMCMREIVITYGQTEAAPGITMTRTDDPLELRVSTVGKALDGVEVKIVDPENGEEVPAGVQGEICARGYNVMKGYYKMPEATAAAIDQEGWLHTGDLGIMDENGYLRITGRIKDMIIRGGENIYPREIEEFLYTYPQVKDVQVVGVPSEKYGEEVMAFIQLKAGSRVSVEDIKNYCSGKIARYKIPSYIHFVDGYPTTANGKVQKFKLREMGIKELSRYENVANLV; this is encoded by the coding sequence ATGAAAAAACTTTTCGATCAAATTACCGTTGGTGAATTGCTGGATTTATCGGCGGGCAGGTTTCCTTATAATGAGGCGGTAGTGTACCCGGACAGGAACATAAGGTACACATACCGGCAATTTCAGCAGCAATGTAATCGTATCGCCAAATCATTGATGGCTCTGGGTATTAAAAGAGGCGAACATATTGCCCTTTTGGCACCCAACATACCTGAATGGGTACTCCTTCAATTTGCCTGCGGCAAAATGGGAGCTGTATTAACGTCGGTGAATACCAATTACAAAGTTTTTGAGTTGGAATATTTGCTCCGGCAGTCCGATGCCACTACTCTAATTTTCTCCAGTGGTATAAAGGATTCCAATTATGTGGATATGGTATATGAGTTGTGCCCGGAACTGCGCGGCAGTATGCACGGTCGGCTGAATTGTAAAAGACTGCCGATGTTAAAGAACCTGGTTTTTATTGGTGATGAAAGTCATCCCGGTATTTTTGACTGGCAGGATGTGCTGGCCATGGGCGATGAGATTACTGATGATGAACTGGTGGCCAGGCAATCATCATTAGAACCTGACGATGTTATTAATATGCAATATACTTCGGGAACCACCGGTTTTCCCAAGGGAGTTATGCTGACCCATACTAACCTGGTAGGGAATGGTTATAGTATTGGTAAATGCATGGGTTTTGGCCCTGATGACCGCCTATGCATTCCGGTACCTATGTTCCATTGTTTTGGTTGTGTATTGGGCACCTTGGCCTGCGTCTCCCATGCTACCACCATGGTAATGATAGAATCGTTCAGTCCGGTGAAAGTCCTGGAAGCGGTGGAGAAGGAACGGTGTACTGCGCTGCACGGGGTGCCCACTATGTTTATCACCGAGTTAGAAGTGTTGGAAAAACAGCCCTTTAATACATCTACCCTGCGCACCGGTATTATGGCCGGATCGCCCTGCCCCATTGAAGTGATGAAGGCCGTGGTGGAAAAAATGTGTATGCGGGAAATAGTAATTACTTATGGTCAAACCGAAGCGGCACCCGGTATTACCATGACCCGCACCGACGACCCGCTGGAATTGAGAGTGTCCACAGTGGGTAAAGCGCTCGATGGGGTGGAGGTCAAGATCGTTGATCCGGAAAACGGCGAAGAGGTGCCTGCCGGCGTCCAGGGTGAAATTTGCGCCCGTGGATATAACGTCATGAAAGGTTATTATAAAATGCCCGAGGCTACGGCTGCCGCCATTGATCAAGAGGGGTGGCTGCATACCGGCGACCTGGGTATTATGGATGAAAACGGTTACCTTAGAATAACCGGCCGGATTAAAGACATGATTATCAGAGGTGGCGAAAATATTTATCCCCGGGAAATTGAGGAATTTTTATATACTTATCCACAGGTGAAAGATGTACAGGTGGTGGGTGTGCCCAGTGAAAAGTACGGGGAAGAAGTTATGGCCTTTATCCAGTTAAAAGCAGGCTCCCGGGTCAGCGTCGAGGATATTAAAAATTACTGCTCCGGTAAAATTGCCCGGTATAAGATACCGTCATATATTCATTTTGTTGACGGCTACCCAACCACCGCCAACGGCAAGGTGCAAAAGTTCAAGTTGAGGGAAATGGGCATCAAGGAATTATCCCGCTATGAAAACGTGGCTAACCTGGTTTAA
- the rsfS gene encoding ribosome silencing factor → MLINEPDVLVQLAVEAAEGKRALDITVLNIGGVSVVAEYFIICSSRSPVHARAIADAVEEHLQQHGAGQPRREGFRTAQWVLLDYGSVVMHIFQEEQRRFYNLEHLWGDAQVVKSPLSM, encoded by the coding sequence TTGTTGATAAATGAACCTGATGTTCTTGTGCAGTTGGCTGTTGAAGCGGCGGAAGGAAAAAGGGCCTTGGATATCACCGTTTTAAATATTGGTGGAGTTTCCGTGGTGGCTGAATACTTTATTATATGCAGCAGCAGGTCACCGGTGCATGCCCGGGCCATTGCCGATGCAGTTGAGGAACATTTGCAGCAGCACGGCGCTGGTCAGCCACGCAGAGAAGGGTTCAGGACGGCACAATGGGTTTTACTGGATTATGGCTCAGTGGTGATGCATATTTTTCAGGAGGAACAACGCCGTTTTTATAATCTGGAGCACTTGTGGGGGGACGCCCAGGTGGTCAAATCCCCGTTGAGTATGTAG
- the yqeK gene encoding bis(5'-nucleosyl)-tetraphosphatase (symmetrical) YqeK → MRHKYYLECLRGMLGYKRIQHSLGVRVTASRLAELYGADREQAAIAGLLHDCGRDLPGEELLALARQHLVPVDDIEEALPVLLHAPVGALLARQQFGVEDEAVLRAIDLHTLGGETMTLLDKIVFVADKMEPGRVFPGVAELRQIAQQNLDRAVLWCFDAAITLSVRNGELIHPRAVHARNGVRLKLT, encoded by the coding sequence ATGCGGCATAAGTATTATTTAGAGTGCTTACGGGGCATGCTTGGTTATAAAAGGATTCAGCATTCGCTGGGGGTTAGGGTTACAGCGTCCAGGTTGGCCGAATTGTATGGTGCTGACCGCGAACAGGCTGCTATCGCCGGTTTGCTGCACGATTGCGGCAGAGACTTGCCGGGCGAGGAATTGCTGGCTCTGGCCAGGCAACACCTTGTGCCTGTTGACGATATCGAGGAGGCCCTACCGGTGCTCTTGCACGCCCCGGTAGGGGCACTACTGGCCAGGCAGCAGTTTGGGGTGGAGGATGAAGCGGTACTACGGGCTATTGATCTGCATACATTGGGCGGTGAAACCATGACATTGCTCGATAAAATCGTATTCGTTGCGGACAAGATGGAGCCCGGGCGAGTTTTTCCGGGCGTAGCAGAGCTGCGCCAAATTGCGCAGCAAAACCTGGACCGGGCAGTGCTATGGTGTTTTGACGCTGCTATTACACTATCAGTGCGCAATGGTGAATTAATTCATCCCAGGGCCGTGCATGCCCGCAATGGGGTCAGGCTTAAACTTACTTAA
- a CDS encoding Ger(x)C family spore germination protein — MLNVKLAMVLRKALVLVLCTMVLSLTGCYDYSEPDEKAWVLAIGVDKGRENKLTVTSVVAVPKDIAGGGGQSEPGGGGGGQGGFFTVSIDTPTILSNLELANTVVDRRVSLSHIKWIVFSRELAEEGIGEYVAPLVRFHQFRRSSQLIICEGRAEDFLAKGMPRLEDNVGKFYELMQRGWRFTEFIPFDSFHQFYYKSENPGVEPVAQLAALGNDDPAYPDNSPKPKGQYQAGRIPRKGGSEIEIMGGAVFKEGRMMGTLNGDEVGVQKLFFGTLKRTIVDVHDPNHPDRYIIVDVIPRQKPRVDISITEGRPQIAVDVKLEGQIISLQSGEDYEKPDRLYIVEDAVQRAIGEDINNTIAKSKQLNADFLGFGLHAQKLFQTWPQWIAYNWKEKFTDADITVDVDYKVRRTGLVHEMVPLK, encoded by the coding sequence GTGCTTAACGTCAAATTAGCGATGGTACTGCGCAAAGCACTAGTGTTAGTGCTTTGTACAATGGTACTGTCTCTGACCGGCTGCTATGACTACTCCGAGCCTGATGAAAAGGCCTGGGTGCTGGCCATCGGCGTTGACAAGGGCCGAGAGAACAAGCTTACTGTTACGTCGGTGGTGGCGGTGCCTAAAGATATTGCCGGGGGGGGCGGGCAGTCCGAACCCGGGGGTGGCGGTGGCGGTCAGGGTGGCTTTTTTACTGTTTCCATAGATACCCCCACAATTCTAAGCAACCTGGAACTGGCTAATACCGTTGTGGACAGGCGGGTCAGTCTCAGTCATATCAAGTGGATTGTTTTTTCCCGGGAACTAGCCGAGGAGGGCATCGGTGAGTATGTGGCGCCGCTGGTTCGTTTTCACCAATTCCGCCGCTCATCTCAGTTGATCATTTGCGAAGGGCGGGCCGAGGATTTTTTGGCCAAAGGGATGCCCAGGCTGGAAGACAATGTGGGCAAATTTTATGAACTTATGCAGAGAGGCTGGCGATTTACAGAATTTATTCCCTTTGACTCATTTCATCAATTTTATTATAAATCGGAAAACCCGGGGGTTGAACCTGTAGCCCAGCTGGCCGCGCTGGGCAATGATGATCCTGCTTACCCTGACAATTCGCCCAAGCCCAAGGGGCAATACCAGGCCGGGCGCATACCTCGGAAGGGAGGCAGTGAAATTGAGATTATGGGCGGTGCGGTGTTTAAAGAAGGCCGTATGATGGGTACGTTGAATGGTGATGAGGTGGGGGTGCAAAAATTGTTTTTTGGTACTTTAAAGCGTACCATTGTAGATGTACACGATCCGAATCACCCAGACAGGTATATAATAGTTGATGTAATTCCCAGGCAAAAGCCCCGGGTGGATATTAGTATTACCGAAGGACGGCCGCAGATTGCCGTAGATGTTAAACTGGAAGGACAAATTATTTCCCTGCAATCCGGGGAGGATTACGAAAAGCCGGACCGGCTGTATATTGTGGAAGACGCCGTGCAAAGGGCTATTGGGGAAGACATTAATAATACAATAGCCAAGAGCAAACAACTGAATGCTGATTTTTTAGGCTTTGGTCTTCACGCCCAGAAATTATTTCAGACCTGGCCGCAGTGGATTGCCTATAATTGGAAGGAAAAGTTTACAGATGCCGATATTACTGTAGACGTTGATTATAAAGTGCGCCGCACCGGCCTGGTGCACGAAATGGTGCCGCTTAAATAA
- a CDS encoding GerAB/ArcD/ProY family transporter: MSQHKPAVGVSEAVTLLFITLSAQIFLTQSVFIYHAGMNAAWIIALVLTFIGLSGVLLLVFLLNRFPGRDLVQVGEELAGPYINIFFALFYLAMFVVSAGFILRGIGERMVAGFLIDTPISLITLTFIVGTVVVSYLGLEAVARTAKFLAGILVVTGLTLVALTIPLWSFSTLYPLWGSGLLQLLRGALENSGNYVQILLLGIIYPFLPGDKGKKVGVWGVGIAGFTMFLYVLTPILVFTYPTVTELTLPSFELARIINIGRFGQRMEVVFLPLWVFGNMIYLSASLYAGAVVLARLCRLDDYRPFVLSMAVFVTVTAFIPQNAPQAAYWFYEYISRYSFGMLIGIMLLLLLIAALKSRGGDRGA; the protein is encoded by the coding sequence TTGAGCCAGCATAAACCAGCGGTGGGAGTCTCTGAAGCCGTTACTCTTTTGTTTATTACTCTTTCCGCTCAAATTTTTTTAACCCAATCAGTGTTCATTTATCACGCAGGCATGAATGCTGCGTGGATTATTGCACTTGTGCTTACGTTTATCGGCCTGTCAGGTGTGCTGCTGTTGGTTTTTTTGCTTAACCGGTTTCCCGGACGAGATTTGGTGCAAGTTGGAGAAGAACTGGCCGGGCCATATATAAATATTTTTTTTGCGCTGTTTTATCTGGCCATGTTCGTGGTTAGTGCCGGGTTTATATTGCGCGGGATCGGCGAGCGGATGGTGGCCGGCTTTTTGATAGATACGCCAATCAGCCTGATCACCTTAACCTTTATAGTAGGTACTGTGGTGGTGAGTTACCTGGGATTGGAGGCGGTTGCCCGCACGGCCAAGTTCCTGGCGGGTATATTGGTGGTCACGGGGTTAACACTGGTTGCGCTGACTATTCCCCTGTGGAGCTTTTCCACGCTGTACCCCCTTTGGGGTTCCGGCCTTCTGCAATTACTCAGAGGTGCCTTGGAAAACTCGGGTAATTATGTGCAGATACTTTTACTGGGCATTATTTATCCTTTTTTACCTGGTGATAAGGGTAAAAAGGTTGGCGTTTGGGGAGTGGGCATTGCGGGATTCACTATGTTTCTATATGTGCTGACACCTATTTTGGTTTTTACTTACCCCACTGTTACAGAGCTTACCCTACCATCCTTCGAGCTGGCCAGGATTATTAATATCGGTCGTTTCGGCCAGCGGATGGAAGTGGTTTTTCTGCCCTTATGGGTTTTCGGCAATATGATCTACTTATCCGCCTCACTATATGCCGGCGCTGTGGTGCTTGCCCGGCTGTGCAGGCTGGATGACTACCGGCCCTTTGTATTGTCTATGGCCGTGTTCGTTACGGTGACGGCGTTTATACCCCAAAACGCCCCCCAGGCGGCATATTGGTTCTATGAGTATATAAGCCGGTATAGTTTTGGTATGCTGATCGGAATAATGTTGCTTTTGCTGTTAATCGCGGCTCTGAAGTCACGGGGAGGTGACCGGGGTGCTTAA
- a CDS encoding spore germination protein, with protein MFWLKKLSSYLLYQKPQPYRSLFETGLEDRAGEDGGEKQPGTGQDRQNKADQEKGNAKKDVGSQKRSNVSAGRRSMRKRARSNNAVQEKFADQVAENQNIETIINDKVELFYGLEKNRQTLAKIFRVPQNKDAVFRTLTIGTSPPVKALLVFIDGITNSQVQNMAILQPLMLLSGIFDRRDSGGQASDNAAMSGQGGPGGQNDSHPYDACCKDLFDRVKEALVPNNQVSIAHTFARVVEDVLNGNSALLIDGYNQALLLETKGWHYRNVSTPQVEAVIRGPQEAFTEQIRVNTSLVRKIIHRPSLVTEFIKVGNSAPMQCAVMYLDDLANPDLVQEVKRRLESVHGDFMHETGLLEQMIEDSPWQMVPQVLSTERPDRVAASLLEGQVAILLDGNPFVMVVPCTFFSLMQAPEDAYVRWPLGSFMRVIRYAGLFLALLLPANYVAIIAYHQEFIPTDLLLAITGSREKVPFPSIVEVLVMELSFELIREAGIRIPGTVGTTLGIVGALILGQAAVAANIVSPILIIVVAVTALGSFAIPNYSFSLTIRTLRFIYIILAATFGIFGIMVGFYVHVGAMATLKSFGVPFLAPVAPVTRKGADYFLRGPEWRQESRPDYLDPLQVKRQPEISRAWWSKKGPRGEAGGS; from the coding sequence ATGTTTTGGCTGAAAAAGCTATCCAGTTATCTGTTATATCAAAAACCCCAACCCTATAGATCACTTTTTGAGACGGGTCTTGAGGATCGAGCAGGGGAAGATGGTGGGGAGAAACAGCCTGGAACTGGCCAGGACCGTCAAAATAAGGCTGATCAAGAAAAGGGTAATGCAAAAAAGGATGTTGGTTCGCAAAAACGCAGTAATGTCTCTGCTGGTCGCCGGTCCATGCGCAAAAGGGCAAGGAGTAACAATGCCGTACAGGAAAAATTTGCTGACCAGGTGGCGGAAAACCAGAATATAGAAACAATTATTAATGACAAAGTAGAGCTGTTTTACGGCCTGGAAAAGAACAGGCAAACGCTGGCTAAAATATTCCGGGTTCCTCAGAACAAGGACGCTGTGTTCCGTACTTTAACCATTGGTACCAGTCCTCCAGTTAAAGCATTACTGGTTTTTATCGACGGTATTACCAATTCCCAGGTGCAAAATATGGCTATATTGCAACCATTAATGCTGCTGTCCGGTATTTTTGACCGGCGCGATTCCGGGGGGCAGGCTTCAGATAATGCGGCCATGTCTGGACAGGGCGGGCCGGGTGGTCAGAATGACAGTCATCCCTATGATGCTTGTTGCAAAGATCTTTTCGACCGGGTCAAGGAGGCGCTGGTGCCTAATAACCAGGTTTCCATTGCCCATACTTTCGCCCGGGTGGTGGAAGACGTACTTAACGGCAACAGTGCCTTACTAATCGACGGTTATAACCAGGCCCTGCTGCTGGAGACCAAGGGATGGCACTATCGCAATGTCTCCACCCCTCAGGTGGAGGCTGTCATCCGGGGCCCCCAGGAAGCATTTACCGAGCAGATCAGGGTCAATACCTCACTGGTACGGAAAATCATTCACCGCCCCTCTCTGGTCACTGAATTTATTAAAGTAGGCAATTCAGCTCCCATGCAGTGCGCTGTCATGTACCTGGACGATCTGGCCAATCCCGATCTGGTGCAAGAGGTCAAACGACGCCTGGAGTCCGTGCACGGTGATTTTATGCACGAAACCGGTTTACTGGAGCAAATGATTGAAGACTCTCCATGGCAAATGGTGCCGCAAGTGCTGAGCACCGAGCGCCCCGATCGGGTGGCCGCCAGCCTGTTGGAAGGACAGGTGGCCATACTGCTTGACGGCAACCCCTTTGTTATGGTGGTACCCTGCACATTTTTCTCTCTGATGCAGGCCCCCGAAGACGCTTATGTCAGGTGGCCATTAGGGTCTTTTATGAGGGTAATTCGCTATGCGGGCCTGTTTCTGGCATTGCTTTTACCGGCCAATTATGTGGCCATAATAGCTTATCACCAGGAGTTTATTCCCACTGATCTGTTGCTGGCCATAACGGGGTCCAGGGAAAAGGTACCCTTCCCGTCTATCGTGGAAGTGCTGGTGATGGAGCTTTCCTTTGAACTGATCCGGGAGGCCGGGATCAGGATACCTGGCACTGTGGGCACCACTCTTGGCATTGTTGGTGCGCTGATTCTGGGGCAGGCGGCGGTGGCCGCCAATATTGTCAGTCCAATTTTAATTATTGTGGTGGCCGTGACCGCCCTGGGTTCTTTTGCTATACCTAACTACTCTTTCTCTCTGACGATAAGAACACTGCGTTTTATTTATATAATATTAGCTGCTACATTCGGTATTTTTGGGATAATGGTGGGCTTTTATGTCCATGTAGGGGCTATGGCGACTCTTAAATCCTTTGGTGTGCCCTTTTTGGCCCCGGTGGCGCCGGTGACCCGCAAAGGTGCCGATTATTTTTTGCGCGGCCCCGAGTGGCGGCAAGAATCCCGCCCTGATTACCTTGATCCTCTTCAGGTTAAACGCCAGCCAGAAATAAGTCGTGCCTGGTGGAGCAAGAAAGGCCCCAGAGGGGAGGCCGGAGGAAGTTGA
- a CDS encoding spore coat protein, whose amino-acid sequence MLCINVSDHQLGEIMDRQLRFAEKEYNEMVSFLSNRNMHKCSAFRKMTAALECADSQLRHIMMQGAMLSEKAYEVFTYLNQKGMYQVPTMRNRTQNNFINTFQPVDTAGTMGMMRSAGTFENRGLMSQPGMNNNVF is encoded by the coding sequence ATGCTTTGCATTAACGTTTCCGACCATCAGCTGGGTGAAATCATGGATAGGCAGCTCAGATTTGCGGAAAAGGAATATAACGAGATGGTTTCCTTTTTGTCAAACCGCAATATGCACAAATGCAGCGCTTTCCGTAAAATGACAGCTGCCCTGGAGTGCGCCGATTCACAGCTCAGGCATATCATGATGCAGGGCGCTATGCTGTCCGAGAAGGCTTATGAAGTATTTACTTATTTGAATCAAAAGGGTATGTATCAGGTACCAACCATGCGAAACAGAACCCAGAACAACTTTATAAATACTTTCCAGCCTGTGGATACTGCCGGAACAATGGGGATGATGAGATCGGCGGGCACTTTCGAAAATCGAGGTTTAATGAGCCAACCTGGAATGAATAATAATGTATTCTGA
- a CDS encoding methionyl aminopeptidase, translating to MSDKLGRNDSCWCGSGRKYKNCHALIEDQMAIYRSKGYEVPHLKLLKTRQQIEGIRESSKLNIALLDYIGEYVVEGISTGELDRLIYEKTRELGGIPATLHYNGYPKSVCISINDVVCHGIPSDRVVLKNGDIVNVDVSTVFNGYFSDSSRMFCIGDVSRKKQRLVEVAKECMELGIEQIKPWGFLGDVGQAVNDHAGKNGYSVVREIGGHGIGLQFHEDLWVSYVSRRGTGMLLVPGLIFTVEPMINMGKADISIDKSDNWTVYTADGMPSAQWEKTVLVTESGYDVLTY from the coding sequence ATGTCTGACAAGCTTGGAAGAAACGATTCCTGCTGGTGCGGCAGCGGACGCAAATACAAAAATTGCCATGCCCTTATTGAGGATCAAATGGCTATCTACCGTTCAAAAGGATACGAAGTACCCCACCTCAAATTACTTAAAACCCGACAGCAAATTGAAGGCATCCGGGAAAGCAGCAAGCTGAACATAGCCTTGCTGGATTATATCGGGGAATATGTTGTCGAGGGGATCAGCACCGGAGAGCTTGACCGGCTGATTTATGAAAAAACCAGAGAACTTGGCGGCATCCCGGCAACGCTTCATTACAACGGATACCCCAAAAGCGTCTGCATTTCCATCAACGATGTAGTCTGTCACGGTATCCCCTCCGACCGTGTCGTTCTGAAAAACGGAGATATCGTGAATGTCGATGTGTCCACCGTTTTCAACGGATATTTTTCTGATTCTTCCCGCATGTTCTGCATTGGCGACGTTTCCCGCAAAAAACAAAGGCTGGTTGAGGTTGCGAAAGAATGTATGGAGCTTGGGATCGAGCAGATAAAGCCTTGGGGCTTTCTTGGGGATGTAGGGCAAGCGGTCAATGACCATGCCGGAAAAAACGGGTATTCTGTTGTTCGGGAAATCGGCGGCCACGGGATCGGTCTGCAGTTTCACGAAGACCTTTGGGTCAGTTATGTGTCCCGACGGGGAACCGGGATGCTTTTGGTTCCCGGCCTTATTTTTACGGTGGAGCCGATGATCAATATGGGAAAGGCAGATATCTCAATTGATAAAAGTGACAACTGGACCGTTTATACTGCAGATGGAATGCCCTCCGCACAATGGGAAAAGACCGTACTCGTAACGGAATCGGGCTATGATGTGCTGACATATTAG
- a CDS encoding helix-turn-helix domain-containing protein, whose protein sequence is MSVQTIETMAKWVENNVTANPTLKGMSSYVGYSPFYCSAKFREHMGMTYKQFLAQCRLKAAVRDLCGTDDSITDIAYRCGYSSSESLARAFAAAFQCSPRQYRRTLRASLGQCSP, encoded by the coding sequence ATGTCCGTCCAAACAATAGAAACAATGGCGAAATGGGTAGAGAATAACGTAACCGCGAATCCGACTCTGAAAGGCATGTCGTCGTACGTCGGTTACTCTCCGTTTTACTGCTCCGCAAAGTTCCGGGAGCACATGGGCATGACATATAAGCAGTTCCTTGCCCAATGCAGGTTAAAAGCCGCTGTCCGTGATCTGTGCGGCACCGACGACAGCATCACCGACATCGCTTACCGCTGCGGGTACTCGTCGTCAGAATCGCTGGCAAGGGCGTTTGCCGCGGCATTTCAATGCTCCCCGCGCCAATACCGAAGAACTTTACGGGCTTCTCTCGGCCAATGCAGTCCATAA
- a CDS encoding SAM-dependent methyltransferase, with product MKYIKSEKYDMNFIKECIMGPNPMKLLEELLMLHPISPVETVLDLGCGKGVTSIFIAKEYRAKVFAADLWISPSENKKRFDEMGLTSHQIVPIKAEAHDLPFAEEFFDAVISIDSYHYFGLDKNYLGQHLLPLVKQGGHILIVVPGLKKDIHNNIPQEMLLSWSAEDIQSFHDIAYWRQIIEATQGVEILLTEELTGFDECWNDWLACDNEYSVGDRKAMEAGAGKYMNLLAMVLRRK from the coding sequence ATGAAATATATTAAATCCGAAAAATATGACATGAATTTTATTAAAGAATGCATCATGGGGCCTAATCCAATGAAATTGCTGGAGGAACTGTTGATGCTCCATCCCATATCGCCCGTTGAAACGGTACTCGACCTTGGATGCGGTAAGGGCGTCACTTCCATCTTTATTGCTAAAGAATATCGGGCCAAAGTCTTTGCCGCAGATTTATGGATTTCTCCAAGCGAAAACAAAAAGCGCTTCGATGAAATGGGGCTTACCTCGCACCAGATTGTCCCTATCAAGGCGGAAGCCCATGACCTGCCTTTTGCAGAAGAATTCTTTGATGCTGTAATCAGTATCGATTCTTACCATTACTTCGGACTGGACAAAAATTATTTGGGGCAGCACCTGCTCCCATTGGTCAAGCAAGGCGGACATATCCTAATTGTAGTGCCGGGGCTGAAGAAGGACATTCACAACAACATTCCACAAGAAATGCTGTTGTCATGGAGTGCTGAGGACATCCAGTCCTTTCATGATATTGCCTACTGGAGACAGATCATCGAGGCAACACAAGGAGTCGAGATTCTATTAACTGAGGAGCTGACGGGATTTGATGAATGCTGGAATGATTGGCTTGCCTGCGACAATGAATATTCCGTCGGTGACCGCAAGGCCATGGAGGCAGGAGCCGGGAAATATATGAACCTACTAGCCATGGTATTGCGGAGAAAATAG
- a CDS encoding sensor histidine kinase has protein sequence MFRRKSIALRIALGYLVVVLLTGLLMGSSFWFLLSRHLEHAARENLWQDAQNLAEIINDHPEEGLRQGGMMMHRFMTYQMLGRVIQGEYLLVNRQGVVLESTLGNDIVGSVLDPGVIAELAAGVNEGQVTVGQERYLAAARYLGGTAGRGGAVVLLTRLEGLEEIHRELLTLFMASLALASLVALGITMLLARRISRPLDLLKEKAQRVARRSFGWRVPVDTGDEIGELGEAINAMDEQLAEYDRAQRQFFQNASHELKSPLMSIQGYAEGVRDGVFSGPEADSALDIIVRETGRLKKLVDELVYLGKLESASELYKFEDTELSEVLEQAVEAQQVLALDKNIRLEIENCPEVRLWADGEKLVRVFINLIANAVRYASSRVFIQVAVQGEQLQVMVHDDGPGFTDEDLGHLWERFYKGPRGGSGLGLPIARAIVEEHGGTIRAGNAISGGAEMVVLLPCVRINHL, from the coding sequence ATGTTTAGACGTAAAAGCATTGCTTTGCGCATCGCTTTGGGCTATCTGGTGGTGGTATTGCTCACCGGGTTGCTAATGGGCTCTTCCTTCTGGTTTTTGCTCAGCCGACATTTGGAGCACGCGGCCAGGGAAAATTTATGGCAAGATGCCCAAAACCTGGCTGAAATAATAAATGATCATCCGGAAGAGGGGCTTAGACAGGGTGGTATGATGATGCACCGTTTTATGACCTACCAAATGCTGGGCCGGGTTATTCAGGGTGAGTATTTGCTGGTGAACCGCCAGGGTGTGGTTCTGGAAAGCACTCTTGGCAATGATATCGTGGGCAGCGTGCTGGATCCCGGGGTGATTGCGGAACTTGCAGCCGGTGTTAATGAAGGTCAGGTTACCGTGGGGCAGGAGCGCTACCTTGCGGCGGCCCGTTATCTGGGTGGGACCGCCGGGAGGGGGGGCGCGGTGGTGCTGCTTACCAGGTTGGAAGGTCTGGAGGAAATACACCGGGAATTGCTGACCCTTTTTATGGCCAGCTTGGCTCTGGCGTCCTTAGTGGCACTGGGTATTACTATGCTGTTAGCCCGTCGCATTTCACGCCCGTTGGATTTGCTTAAGGAAAAGGCACAGCGGGTGGCCCGGCGCAGTTTTGGCTGGCGGGTTCCGGTGGACACGGGTGATGAAATTGGCGAACTTGGCGAGGCCATCAATGCCATGGACGAGCAATTGGCGGAATACGACCGGGCTCAGAGACAATTTTTTCAGAATGCTTCCCATGAGCTTAAAAGTCCCCTGATGTCCATACAGGGGTATGCCGAAGGGGTGCGCGACGGTGTATTTAGCGGCCCAGAGGCGGATAGTGCCTTGGACATTATCGTGCGGGAGACCGGGCGGTTGAAAAAACTGGTTGATGAGTTAGTTTACCTTGGTAAACTGGAAAGTGCTTCGGAGTTATATAAATTTGAAGATACTGAGTTAAGTGAAGTGCTGGAACAAGCAGTGGAAGCACAGCAGGTTCTGGCCCTGGATAAAAACATTAGGCTTGAAATTGAAAATTGCCCGGAGGTACGCCTGTGGGCGGATGGTGAAAAACTGGTAAGGGTTTTTATTAATTTAATTGCCAATGCGGTGCGCTATGCCTCTTCACGGGTTTTTATACAAGTTGCAGTGCAGGGGGAACAGTTACAGGTGATGGTGCATGACGACGGGCCGGGGTTTACCGACGAAGATTTAGGGCATTTGTGGGAGCGGTTTTATAAAGGCCCCCGTGGTGGTAGCGGGTTGGGTCTGCCCATTGCCCGGGCTATTGTCGAGGAGCACGGGGGCACTATTCGGGCCGGTAATGCTATTTCCGGAGGCGCTGAAATGGTGGTGCTGCTGCCCTGTGTAAGAATTAATCATTTATGA